In Nitrospiria bacterium, the DNA window CTACGGCGATGAATTCGAGGAGGGATGGTAGCAAAAGGCTCGTCGGAAAGTCAAACCGTACTTGGAACCGTGACGACCCGAAAGTGGTATTGACAAGGTCTTTGAGGCTCATGTATGATGAAAATTGCTAGGGGTGCTCGACCGGATCCGAAGCAAGGTCGGGCTGAGAGCTTGGATGTATCTGTTGAGTGTGAAGTGTTCAGTTGAGTATTGAGACAGACCACTTAGCACTTTTCACTGAACAGAAGTCTACGGGCAACCCTGTGAACCTGATCCCGATAATACGGGCGGAGGGAAGCGGCAGCATGCCGAGGTTGGAGCGGAGCTGAAGAACCTGATGTCGAAGGGGTTCAGATCTTCTTCAATATGAGATTCGGCATCATAAGACCCCACGAGGTGAGCCGTACTTTCTGACTAAGTACGGTTTTTTTATTTTGAGTCGTGACACCGGTTCACAGTATTGCCGTGACTGGCACGGGACATCGGGAGTCACCGGTGATTCAGTTGGTTGTGAATGGAGAGCGACGGGAGATCGAGCAGAATGCCACGGTGGCGCATTTGCTTGAGAGACTTGGAACGCCCTTGGAACGGGTAGCGGTTGAGCTAAATCTTCGGATTTTGGATAAACAGGACTACGCCACCACGGTTTTAAACGACGGGGATCGGTTGGAGATCATTAATTTCGTCGGCGGCGGCTAACGGAGGAGTCGGACGTTCATGAAAGAAGATTTATTGACGATTGGAGACGTTCAGTTGAAATCCCGTCTGATCGTCGGCACGGGCAAATACAAGGATTTTGACCAAACTCGACGGGCGATCGAGATGTCCGGCGCGGATATGGTCACGGTGGCCGTTCGCCGCGTGAATATCATTGACCGGGACAAGGAAAACCTTCTCGACTATGTTGATCCTCAGAAATACAAGATCCTGCCCAACACGGCCGGTTGCTATACCGTGGATGAGGCCGTTCGTACCGCGCGGCTCGCCCGCGCCGCGGGTATCACCCATTTAGTCAAGTTGGAGGTGATCGGGGATCAAAAGACATTATTTCCGGATACGGCCGGTTTGATCGAGGCGGCAAAGATTCTGGTCAAGGAAGGATTCGTCGTCCTTCCTTATACGAATGATGATCCCATTGTGGCCAAAAAATTGGAGGACATCGGCTGTGCCTGTGTCATGCCGCTGGCGGCGCCGATCGGATCGGGATTGGGGATTCGCAACCCGTATAATATTCAGATCATTCGGGAGACGGTGAGAATCCCCGTGATCGTTGATGCCGGCGTGGGGACGGCGTCCGATGCCGCGATCGCGATGGAGATGGGATGCGACGGCGTCTTGATGAACACCGGGATCGCGGGGGCGCAGGACCCGATCGCGATGGCTGAAGCGATGAAGTACGCGGTTTGGGCCGGTCGTTTGGCCAACCGGGCGGGTCGGATCCCCAAGAAACTGTATGCCAATGCCAGCAGCCCCGTCCAGGGGATGATTGAGTAGAGGGTTGAATGAGTCATCGGATTGATTTTGATCTCTGTCTCATCACGGATCGGCACCAAACCGGCGGCCGTCCGTTGGATGAGGTGGTAGAAGAAGCCCTGTCGGGGGGGGTTCGGGCTGTTCAGCTTCGAGAGAAGGATCTTTCGACGAGAGAATTGCTTCGGTGGGCTGAAAAATTGCGGTCGCTGACGGCCCGATTCGGCGCACGGTTTCTAATAAATGATCGGTTGGATGTCTGTCTGGCCGTTGGAGCGGACGGCGTTCATCTCCGGGCTGACAGCCTGCCGGTTTCGGCCGTTCGAAAAATCCTGGGTCCGGAGCGCCTTATCGGACAATCCACGCACGCGGTTTCAGAGGTGATCGAGGCGCAACGGGAGGGTGCCGATTTCGTCGTCTTGGGACCGATTTATGATACCCCTTCCAAGCGGTCGATGGGTCGCCCCCCTTTAGGGTTGTCGGTGATCCGGTCCGCGGCTGCCCGGGTCGCCGTTCCGGTTTTTGCGATCGGCGGAATACGATTCGAACGAATTTCGGACGTGATTCAGAACTGCGGCCAAGGCGTGGCGGTGATTTCGGCCCTTCTCCGGGCTCCGAACCCGCGAGAAGCGGCGGCGGAAATGCTGCACGAATTAAAATCGCAGCGGTCTTCAACGATGGTTTCGTCGGTTGACGGAATTCGGATGAGGGCTATTGACCGTAGTTGGGTTCGGTGATAGAATAAAAATCAACGAGCCCATTGGATGGCGATGCGACCACTCTCCTTGTTGAGTTGAGAAAAGGCAATGGGGGAAACCAAAAAAGGCTCTGGAAGGTTTCACTCCTTGCGTAATACCGTGAAGCGTCTCACGGATCGGTTGTCGGAGAACGAGCCTGCCATGAATAAACACATCGAAGAATACGAGCGAGAGCTTGATAAACTGCATGTCCAGGTTAGATCGATGGAGGAGGAGTTGCGTCAACTCCGCCTTTCCCGGTCGCAGCTCGAACAAGCCCACAAACAGAATGAAAAGTTAGCCGCGACTCTGCACGACGCCAAAGCCCAGATCGAGGCCTTGCGGGCGGAAGTGGAAAAGTTGACCGCGCCGCCCTCCAGCTACGGAATCTTTTCCGGCGGAAACGAGGACGGCACCGTCAATATCTACATCTCGGGACGCAAGATGAAGGTCAATCTTCATCCCTCCATTAGAAGCAAGGACCTCCGAAAAGGTCAAGAGCTTGTTCTGAACGAAGCCCTGAACGTGGTGGAGGTAAAGGGGTTCGACGGTCAGGGTGAAGTCGTTCGCCTCAAGGACCTCCTAGGCAATAAGCGGGCCATCGTGACGCTCCACGCCGATGAAGAGCGGGTGGCTGAATTGGCCGAGCCGCTTCTTCACGAGAAACTCAGCGTTGGGGATGATCTTCTTTTGGACGCGCGATCCGGTTATCTGCTCGAAAAACTTCCCAAGTCCGAAGTGGGCGAATTGGTGCTGGAAGAGGTGCCGGACGTCAGTTACGATAATATCGGCGGTCTGGAAGAGCAGATCGAGACGATCAAGGACGCCGTCGAGCTCCCGTTCTTGCATCCCGATCTTTTTGCCCGGCATAAACTGCTTCCCCCCAAGGGCATTCTCCTTTACGGACCTCCCGGCTGCGGGAAAACATTGATCGCGAAGGCCGTGGCCAACTCGATCGCGAAGAAGCTGGCCCATGTGACGGGTAAGGATGTGCGCAGTTTCTTCCTGCACGTGAAGGGTCCGGAGCTTCTGAACAAGTATGTGGGCGAGAGCGAGCGTCAAATCCGCGAGGTGTTTAAAAAAGCCAAGGAAAAAGCCGAAGAAGGGATGCCGGTGATCGTCTTCTTCGACGAGATGGATGCCCTCTTCCGGACGCGGGGGACCGGTATTTCGTCCGACATCGAATCCACCATTGTGCCACAGTTTCTTTCCGAGATTGACGGCGTCGAGCGGCTCCGGAATGTGATCGTGATCGGCGCCAGTAATCGGCAGGACTTGATCGATCCCGCGATTCTCCGCCCAGGCCGGCTGGATGTAAAGATCCGCATTGATCGGCCCGACAAACGGGCCGCGAAGGCGGTTTTCTCGAAATACCTGCTGACGGATTTGCCATACGATGCGAATGAGCTGGCCAAAGACGGCGAGAACACGGCGGCCACGATCGAGCGGTTGATACAGCAGACGGTGGAACAGATGTACAGCCAGAGTGAAGAGAACAAGTTTCTGGAGGTCACTTACGCCAACGGCGAAAAGGAGATGCTCTATTTTAAGGATTTCGTCAGTGGGGCGTTGATTGAAGGCGTCGTTTCCCGAGCGAAGAAATACGCCATCAAGCGCACCATCGCGACGGGCCAGGTCGGGGTTCGGGGTGATGACCTCCTCCAAGCGATGCGGGATGAATTCAAAGAACATGAAGACCTTCCCAACACCACACAGCCGGATGATTGGGCCAAGATTGCCGGCAAGAAAGGTGAAAAGATCGTCCATGTCCGAACCATGGGAGCCAAAAAGAATGAACCGAGGCAGATCGAGACGATCTCAACCGGCCACTACCTCTGATCGATTCGATCGGCGCCGTGTATGATCAAACGTATCCTCGGAACAGAAACCGAATTCGGGATAGCGACACATAATCCCGAAGCCCTCGATCCTGTTTCCACGTCTCTCCTGCTGATCAATAATTATCCTCATCTTCCGTCGACCCGTGTCCTCTGGGATTATGAACACGAGAATCCCTTGTTGGATGTCCGGGGATTTGAGATCGAGGGGGAACGGGAGCGGCCCGGTCCGGATTACAACCGCCTTCTCAATAAGGTGCTGGCCAACGGGGGGCGACTTTATGTGGACGGCGCCCATCCCGAGTATTCGACTCCCGAATGCACGAACCCTCGGGACGTGTTGATTTATGAGAAGACCGGCGATCGAATCCTGAGTCAGTGCTGTGAACACGCCAGCCGGATCAACGAGCAGGACAAGATCGTCCTCTATCGCAACAATACCGATGGTAAAGGCAACAGTTACGGATATCATGAAAATTATTTGGTCGATCGGACGGTGCCTTTTGAATGGCTGATGAAGCATTTAATCCCTTTTTTTGTGACTCGGCAGATTTACGCCGGATCCGGAAAGGTCGGCGCCGAGAATCGAATGCCTCCGGTCCCATACCAGATATCCCAGCGGGCGGATTTCTTCGAAACCGTCGTGGATCTCAACACCATGGTCAAGCGGCCGATTA includes these proteins:
- the thiE gene encoding thiamine phosphate synthase, translated to MSHRIDFDLCLITDRHQTGGRPLDEVVEEALSGGVRAVQLREKDLSTRELLRWAEKLRSLTARFGARFLINDRLDVCLAVGADGVHLRADSLPVSAVRKILGPERLIGQSTHAVSEVIEAQREGADFVVLGPIYDTPSKRSMGRPPLGLSVIRSAAARVAVPVFAIGGIRFERISDVIQNCGQGVAVISALLRAPNPREAAAEMLHELKSQRSSTMVSSVDGIRMRAIDRSWVR
- the thiS gene encoding sulfur carrier protein ThiS — encoded protein: MIQLVVNGERREIEQNATVAHLLERLGTPLERVAVELNLRILDKQDYATTVLNDGDRLEIINFVGGG
- a CDS encoding thiazole synthase; this translates as MKEDLLTIGDVQLKSRLIVGTGKYKDFDQTRRAIEMSGADMVTVAVRRVNIIDRDKENLLDYVDPQKYKILPNTAGCYTVDEAVRTARLARAAGITHLVKLEVIGDQKTLFPDTAGLIEAAKILVKEGFVVLPYTNDDPIVAKKLEDIGCACVMPLAAPIGSGLGIRNPYNIQIIRETVRIPVIVDAGVGTASDAAIAMEMGCDGVLMNTGIAGAQDPIAMAEAMKYAVWAGRLANRAGRIPKKLYANASSPVQGMIE
- the arc gene encoding proteasome ATPase, giving the protein MNKHIEEYERELDKLHVQVRSMEEELRQLRLSRSQLEQAHKQNEKLAATLHDAKAQIEALRAEVEKLTAPPSSYGIFSGGNEDGTVNIYISGRKMKVNLHPSIRSKDLRKGQELVLNEALNVVEVKGFDGQGEVVRLKDLLGNKRAIVTLHADEERVAELAEPLLHEKLSVGDDLLLDARSGYLLEKLPKSEVGELVLEEVPDVSYDNIGGLEEQIETIKDAVELPFLHPDLFARHKLLPPKGILLYGPPGCGKTLIAKAVANSIAKKLAHVTGKDVRSFFLHVKGPELLNKYVGESERQIREVFKKAKEKAEEGMPVIVFFDEMDALFRTRGTGISSDIESTIVPQFLSEIDGVERLRNVIVIGASNRQDLIDPAILRPGRLDVKIRIDRPDKRAAKAVFSKYLLTDLPYDANELAKDGENTAATIERLIQQTVEQMYSQSEENKFLEVTYANGEKEMLYFKDFVSGALIEGVVSRAKKYAIKRTIATGQVGVRGDDLLQAMRDEFKEHEDLPNTTQPDDWAKIAGKKGEKIVHVRTMGAKKNEPRQIETISTGHYL